In the genome of Ancylomarina subtilis, one region contains:
- a CDS encoding cold-shock protein → MPQGTVKFFNETKGFGFIKNNETDEDIFVHVTGLIDKIDQGDVVTFDVVEGKKGMNAVNVKID, encoded by the coding sequence ATGCCACAAGGTACCGTAAAATTCTTTAATGAAACTAAAGGTTTTGGTTTTATTAAAAACAATGAGACAGACGAAGACATCTTTGTACACGTAACAGGATTAATTGATAAAATTGATCAGGGTGACGTTGTTACTTTTGATGTTGTTGAAGGAAAAAAAGGAATGAATGCTGTTAATGTAAAAATTGACTAA